A single window of Flavobacterium sp. 140616W15 DNA harbors:
- the dnaE gene encoding DNA polymerase III subunit alpha, translated as MYLIFDTETTGLPKRWDAPITDSDNWPRCIQIAWQLHDDMGKLIEHQDYLVKPEGFNIPYDAERIHGISTELAEANGISLEEVLEKFNIALSKTKFIVGQNLGFDVNIMGAEFHRMGVDSPMSTMPVLDTCTEVTASLLQLPGGRGGRFKLPTLTELHSYLFNKPFAEAHNATADVEATTRCFLELIRREVFTKEELDVPKDYFGEFQNKNPQEIKLIGLKHINLKAASDKIREQLRALESDDKQATVSESDLEGFKTAKYSHLHNHTQFSVLQSTIGIGNIVSATAKNGMPAVAMTDTGNMMGAFHFVSAVMNHNKAASGKNKALVEAGEEPTETEIKPIVGCEFNICDNHLDKSKKDNGNQIVLLAKNKKGYHNLAKMSSIAFTQGFYYVPRIDRAVVEKYKEDIMVLSGNLYGEIPSKILNVGENQAEEALIWWKEQFGDDFYLEIMRHNQEDENRVNKTLIEFARKHDVKLIATNNTYYLNKEDANAHDILLCVKDGEKQATPIGRGRGYRYGLPNQEYYYKSGDEMKKLFADLPDSIINIQEIVDKVEIYSLYRDVLLPKFDIPEEFVVVEDEADGGVRGENKYLRHLTMVGAERRYGEITESIQERLDFELLTISNSGYPGYFLIVQDFIAEARNMDVSVGPGRGSAAGSAVAYCLGITNIDPIKYDLLFERFLNPDRVSMPDIDIDFDDEGRGRVMDYVINKYGQNQVAQIITYGKMATKSAIRDTARVLDLPLFEADRIAKLIPGMMPSKWNLARFISESEEEVKKALRSDEFDNVKELIAIANEDDLAGETIQQAKILEGSMRNTGIHACGVIITPSDITNFVPVTTAKDSDLYVTQFDNSVAESAGLLKMDFLGLKTLTLIKDTVKLVKYRNGIDLDPDTFPIDDVETYALFQRGETVGIFQYESPGMQKYMKDLKPTVFGDLIAMNALYRPGPLEYIPSFVRRKNGEEEIKYDLDACEEYLGETYGITVYQEQVMLLSQSLADFTKGEADVLRKAMGKKQKDVLDKMKPKFVEQAAKKGHDAKVLEKIWKDWEAFASYAFNKSHSTCYAWIAYQTAYLKAHYPAEYMAAVLSNNMNDIKQVSFFMEECKRMGLQVLGPDVNESFYKFTVNDEYAVRFGMGAIKGVGSGAVATIVEKRKDGRYKSIFDLAKRIDLRAANKKAIENLALAGGFDSFEGTTRAQYFHDDGDGITFYEKAIRYGSKFQENENSSQVSLFGETSEVQIAEPIVPPCEDWSTMEKLAKEKEVVGIYISGHPLDDFRFEMKYFCNARLEALKSMNEYVGKNLNFAGIINNVQHRVAKNGKGWAIFNLEGYDESYEFKIFGEEYLKFRHFLIQNNFAFLKVLIKDGWVNHDTGKKSDPRLQFVEIRQLQDILDAFAKKLILLLNIKDLQEEFIHKLSHLFSENKGDNTVTFEIMELEKIKRLVQVETTSEFEEADDAVFVDEGDDQDGDDVMSTKTAEVTEVEEINVVTKLTMPSRRLKVNICTELLQELEKMQINFKLN; from the coding sequence ATGTATTTAATATTCGATACCGAAACTACTGGATTACCAAAACGTTGGGATGCTCCAATAACCGATTCTGATAACTGGCCTCGTTGTATACAAATTGCATGGCAGTTGCATGACGATATGGGGAAACTCATCGAACATCAAGACTATTTGGTAAAACCAGAAGGGTTTAATATCCCTTATGATGCAGAGCGTATTCACGGGATTTCTACTGAATTGGCTGAAGCCAATGGGATTTCATTGGAAGAAGTGTTAGAGAAATTTAATATTGCTTTAAGCAAAACTAAATTTATTGTAGGTCAAAATTTAGGTTTTGATGTTAATATTATGGGGGCAGAGTTTCACCGAATGGGTGTTGATTCGCCTATGAGTACTATGCCAGTTTTGGATACTTGTACTGAGGTTACCGCTTCGTTATTGCAACTACCTGGTGGTCGTGGAGGAAGATTTAAATTGCCTACATTAACCGAATTACATAGTTATCTTTTTAATAAGCCATTTGCAGAAGCGCACAATGCAACTGCCGATGTTGAGGCAACTACACGTTGTTTTTTAGAGTTAATTAGAAGAGAAGTTTTTACAAAAGAAGAATTAGATGTTCCGAAGGACTATTTTGGAGAATTCCAGAATAAAAATCCACAGGAGATTAAGCTTATTGGTTTAAAACATATCAATTTAAAAGCCGCTTCTGATAAAATTAGAGAGCAATTAAGAGCTTTAGAATCGGATGATAAGCAAGCAACAGTTTCAGAGTCAGATTTAGAAGGTTTTAAAACAGCGAAATATTCGCATTTGCATAATCATACCCAGTTTTCAGTTTTACAATCGACTATAGGAATTGGAAATATCGTTTCGGCTACAGCCAAAAATGGTATGCCAGCTGTTGCTATGACAGATACAGGAAATATGATGGGGGCTTTTCACTTTGTGAGTGCCGTAATGAATCATAATAAAGCAGCATCAGGTAAAAATAAAGCTTTGGTTGAAGCTGGTGAAGAGCCAACAGAAACAGAAATAAAACCAATAGTAGGTTGTGAATTTAATATCTGCGACAATCACTTAGATAAAAGTAAAAAGGACAACGGAAATCAGATTGTATTATTAGCCAAAAATAAAAAAGGGTATCACAATTTGGCTAAAATGTCGTCGATTGCTTTTACACAAGGATTTTATTATGTTCCTAGGATAGATAGGGCAGTTGTAGAAAAGTACAAAGAAGATATCATGGTGTTGTCAGGGAATTTATACGGAGAAATTCCGAGTAAAATCCTAAACGTTGGTGAAAACCAAGCCGAAGAAGCTCTGATATGGTGGAAAGAACAATTTGGAGATGATTTTTATTTGGAGATTATGCGCCATAATCAGGAAGATGAAAATCGAGTTAATAAAACCCTGATAGAATTTGCCAGAAAGCACGATGTTAAACTAATTGCAACAAATAACACCTATTATTTAAATAAAGAAGATGCCAATGCGCACGATATTTTACTGTGTGTAAAAGATGGTGAAAAACAAGCTACACCAATTGGTCGTGGTCGAGGATATCGTTACGGATTACCAAATCAGGAGTACTATTACAAGTCGGGAGATGAGATGAAAAAACTCTTTGCTGATTTGCCTGATTCGATTATTAACATCCAGGAGATTGTAGATAAGGTCGAGATTTATTCGCTTTATCGTGATGTATTGCTTCCTAAATTTGATATTCCAGAGGAGTTTGTAGTTGTTGAGGATGAAGCTGATGGTGGAGTTCGTGGTGAAAATAAATATTTACGACACCTTACAATGGTTGGTGCGGAAAGAAGATATGGCGAAATTACAGAATCTATTCAGGAACGTTTAGACTTTGAGTTATTAACGATTTCGAATTCTGGATATCCAGGTTATTTCTTGATCGTTCAGGATTTTATCGCCGAAGCTAGAAATATGGACGTTTCGGTAGGACCTGGTCGTGGATCTGCAGCCGGATCTGCAGTAGCGTATTGTTTAGGAATTACCAATATTGACCCTATTAAGTACGATTTGCTTTTTGAGCGTTTCCTTAATCCGGATCGTGTATCCATGCCCGATATTGATATCGATTTTGATGACGAGGGTCGTGGTCGTGTTATGGATTATGTAATTAATAAATACGGACAGAATCAGGTTGCGCAAATTATTACCTATGGTAAAATGGCAACCAAATCAGCAATTCGTGATACGGCTCGTGTGCTTGATTTACCATTGTTTGAAGCTGATAGAATTGCAAAATTGATTCCGGGAATGATGCCGTCTAAATGGAATTTGGCGCGTTTTATTTCTGAAAGTGAAGAGGAGGTTAAAAAAGCGCTTCGTTCAGATGAATTTGATAATGTAAAAGAATTGATTGCTATTGCCAATGAAGATGATTTGGCTGGTGAAACAATTCAACAAGCAAAAATCCTTGAAGGATCGATGCGAAATACCGGAATTCACGCCTGTGGGGTAATCATTACACCATCGGACATTACGAATTTCGTTCCTGTTACCACGGCAAAAGATTCTGATTTATATGTAACGCAGTTTGATAACTCGGTTGCAGAAAGTGCAGGATTGCTGAAGATGGACTTCTTGGGTCTGAAGACCCTTACCTTGATAAAAGATACCGTTAAACTGGTGAAATATAGAAACGGAATTGATCTGGATCCAGATACTTTCCCTATTGATGATGTTGAAACGTATGCGCTTTTCCAGAGAGGGGAAACAGTTGGAATCTTCCAGTATGAGTCGCCTGGGATGCAGAAATACATGAAAGATCTTAAGCCGACGGTTTTTGGAGATTTAATTGCAATGAATGCCTTGTATCGTCCGGGGCCTTTAGAATATATCCCGTCTTTCGTAAGAAGGAAAAATGGCGAAGAGGAAATTAAATACGATTTAGATGCCTGTGAAGAATATTTAGGAGAAACATACGGAATTACAGTTTACCAAGAGCAGGTAATGCTTTTGTCGCAATCGCTGGCTGACTTTACTAAGGGTGAGGCCGACGTTTTGCGTAAGGCGATGGGTAAGAAACAAAAAGACGTACTAGATAAAATGAAACCTAAATTTGTAGAACAAGCTGCAAAAAAAGGTCATGATGCTAAGGTTTTGGAGAAGATTTGGAAAGACTGGGAAGCATTTGCGAGTTACGCCTTTAATAAATCGCACTCGACTTGCTATGCGTGGATTGCGTATCAGACAGCCTATCTAAAAGCACATTATCCAGCAGAATATATGGCTGCGGTTCTTTCTAATAATATGAATGATATTAAACAAGTATCATTTTTTATGGAAGAATGCAAACGAATGGGATTACAGGTTTTAGGACCAGATGTAAACGAGTCGTTTTATAAGTTTACGGTTAATGATGAATATGCAGTACGTTTTGGGATGGGGGCTATTAAAGGAGTTGGTTCCGGAGCTGTGGCAACAATTGTTGAAAAAAGAAAAGACGGAAGATATAAATCGATTTTTGATTTGGCTAAGCGAATAGATTTGCGTGCAGCCAATAAAAAGGCAATCGAAAATTTAGCACTTGCAGGTGGTTTTGACTCGTTTGAAGGAACTACCAGAGCGCAATATTTTCATGATGATGGTGACGGAATTACTTTTTATGAAAAAGCAATTCGTTATGGATCAAAGTTTCAAGAAAATGAAAATTCATCGCAGGTAAGTTTGTTTGGAGAAACAAGCGAAGTGCAAATTGCTGAGCCTATTGTTCCTCCTTGTGAAGACTGGAGTACGATGGAAAAGCTAGCTAAAGAAAAAGAAGTTGTGGGAATTTATATTTCGGGGCATCCTCTTGATGATTTTAGATTTGAGATGAAATACTTCTGTAATGCTAGGTTGGAAGCGTTGAAAAGCATGAATGAATATGTAGGTAAAAACCTGAATTTTGCAGGAATTATAAATAACGTACAACATCGTGTGGCAAAAAATGGAAAAGGTTGGGCGATATTTAATTTAGAAGGATATGATGAAAGTTATGAATTTAAAATTTTTGGAGAAGAATACTTGAAATTTAGGCATTTCCTGATTCAGAATAATTTTGCTTTTCTGAAAGTATTAATTAAAGACGGATGGGTTAATCATGATACTGGAAAAAAATCAGATCCAAGATTGCAGTTTGTAGAAATTAGACAATTGCAAGATATTTTAGATGCTTTTGCTAAAAAACTGATTTTGTTATTAAATATAAAAGATTTACAGGAAGAATTTATTCATAAGTTGAGCCATTTATTTAGCGAAAATAAAGGAGATAATACGGTGACTTTTGAAATCATGGAATTAGAGAAAATAAAGCGTTTGGTTCAAGTTGAAACTACGTCTGAGTTTGAAGAAGCTGATGATGCAGTTTTTGTAGATGAAGGCGATGATCAGGATGGAGATGATGTTATGAGCACAAAAACGGCAGAAGTTACTGAGGTTGAGGAAATAAACGTAGTTACTAAATTGACTATGCCAAGTAGGAGGTTGAAAGTAAATATCTGTACTGAACTATTGCAAGAATTAGAGAAAATGCAGATAAATTTCAAGTTAAATTAA
- the leuD gene encoding 3-isopropylmalate dehydratase small subunit, which translates to MAYDKFNILTSSAVPLPIENVDTDQIIPARFLKATKREGFGDNLFRDWRYNGDDTPKTDFVLNDSTYSGKILVGGKNFGSGSSREHAAWAVYDYGFRAVVSSFFADIFKGNCLNIGVLPVQVSPEFADTIFKAIEADPKTELEINLPQQTITLLTTGQKESFDINGYKKNNMINGFDDIDYLQNTKGDIVTFADKLPY; encoded by the coding sequence ATGGCATACGATAAATTTAATATACTTACTAGTAGTGCAGTGCCGCTACCAATTGAAAACGTTGATACTGACCAAATCATCCCGGCTCGTTTCTTAAAAGCTACAAAACGTGAAGGTTTTGGAGACAATCTTTTTAGAGACTGGAGATATAATGGAGACGACACTCCAAAGACAGACTTCGTTTTAAACGATTCAACTTATAGCGGAAAAATTCTTGTTGGTGGAAAAAACTTTGGTTCTGGATCCTCTAGAGAACATGCTGCTTGGGCTGTTTATGATTACGGATTTCGCGCTGTAGTATCAAGCTTCTTTGCTGACATCTTTAAAGGTAACTGCTTAAATATCGGAGTTCTTCCTGTACAAGTTAGCCCAGAATTTGCTGATACTATTTTTAAAGCTATCGAAGCTGATCCTAAAACAGAATTAGAAATTAATCTTCCTCAACAAACGATTACTTTATTGACAACAGGACAAAAAGAATCTTTTGACATCAATGGATACAAAAAGAATAACATGATTAATGGCTTTGACGACATTGATTACCTGCAAAACACAAAAGGAGACATCGTAACTTTTGCCGATAAGCTTCCTTATTAA
- a CDS encoding alpha-isopropylmalate synthase regulatory domain-containing protein, with translation MEKRKIEIMDTTLRDGEQTSGVSFSAAEKLTIAQLLLEELNIDRIEIASARVSEGEFQGVKGIMSWAEEKEYTNRIEVLTFVDGGLSIEWMKKSGAKVQNLLTKGSLNHLTHQLKKTPEQHFSEIAETIALAKQNNIETNVYLEDWSNGMRNSPEYVFQYLDFLVQQPVKRILLPDTLGVLIPSQAFEFISKITARYPNIHFDFHAHNDYDLSVANVMEAIKAGIKGLHVTVNGMGERAGNAPLESTVAVINDYLPEVSINIKETSLYSVSKLVETFTGYRIPANKPIVGDNVFTQTAGIHADGDNKNNLYFNDLLPERFGRKRKYALGKTSGKANIEKNLQELGLKLNQEDLKLVTQRIIELGDKKETVTKEDLPYIISDVLDSHTYQDKITIQSYVLMHSKGTRPSSTLSLNLDGEIIEEHAQGDGQFDAFMNALTKIYKSKKMTLPKLIDYAVRIPPGSSSDALCETIITWTDNGKEFKTRGLDSDQTVAAIIATQKMLNVAN, from the coding sequence ATGGAAAAAAGAAAAATTGAAATAATGGATACGACACTCCGTGATGGAGAACAAACATCAGGAGTGTCTTTTTCTGCTGCAGAAAAACTAACCATTGCACAATTACTGTTAGAAGAATTAAATATTGATCGAATAGAAATCGCTTCGGCACGTGTTAGCGAAGGTGAATTTCAAGGTGTAAAAGGCATCATGTCTTGGGCAGAGGAAAAAGAATACACCAACAGAATCGAAGTTTTGACTTTTGTTGACGGAGGACTTTCTATTGAATGGATGAAAAAATCGGGAGCTAAGGTTCAGAATTTATTAACCAAAGGATCCTTAAATCACCTAACGCATCAATTAAAAAAAACACCTGAACAGCATTTTTCTGAAATCGCAGAAACTATTGCATTGGCAAAACAAAACAATATTGAAACTAATGTTTACTTAGAAGACTGGAGCAACGGAATGCGCAATTCTCCTGAATATGTTTTTCAATATTTAGATTTTTTAGTACAGCAACCCGTAAAAAGAATCTTGCTTCCGGACACTCTTGGCGTATTAATCCCATCTCAAGCTTTTGAATTCATTTCAAAAATCACAGCAAGATATCCTAATATCCATTTTGATTTTCATGCTCATAACGATTACGACTTAAGTGTTGCTAACGTTATGGAAGCTATAAAAGCTGGTATTAAAGGTCTTCACGTCACTGTAAACGGAATGGGTGAACGTGCAGGAAACGCACCACTCGAAAGTACCGTAGCAGTAATCAATGATTATTTACCTGAAGTAAGCATTAACATAAAAGAAACCTCTTTATACTCTGTTAGCAAATTAGTTGAGACATTTACAGGATACAGAATCCCTGCCAACAAGCCAATTGTTGGAGACAATGTATTTACCCAAACAGCAGGAATTCATGCTGATGGGGATAATAAAAACAACTTATATTTTAATGATTTACTTCCAGAACGTTTTGGAAGAAAACGTAAATACGCTCTCGGAAAAACCTCCGGAAAAGCCAATATCGAAAAAAACCTTCAGGAATTAGGACTAAAACTAAATCAAGAGGATTTAAAACTGGTTACCCAACGTATTATCGAATTGGGAGACAAAAAAGAAACGGTCACCAAAGAGGACTTACCATATATCATTTCTGACGTTTTAGACAGTCATACCTATCAAGACAAAATTACAATACAGTCTTACGTATTAATGCACTCGAAAGGAACACGTCCATCATCAACATTAAGTTTAAATCTTGATGGAGAAATCATAGAAGAACACGCACAGGGTGATGGTCAGTTTGATGCCTTCATGAATGCATTGACAAAAATCTACAAAAGCAAAAAAATGACTTTACCAAAGTTGATTGATTATGCCGTTCGAATCCCACCAGGAAGTAGTTCTGACGCTTTATGCGAAACTATCATAACCTGGACAGATAACGGAAAGGAATTTAAAACCAGAGGATTAGATTCTGATCAAACAGTTGCTGCGATTATTGCTACTCAAAAAATGCTTAATGTAGCTAATTAA
- the leuC gene encoding 3-isopropylmalate dehydratase large subunit, translating to MSTTLFDKVWDSHVVRKIEDGPDVFFIDRHFIHEVTSPVAFLGLKSRGISVLYPERTFATADHNTPTINQHLPVQDALSANQLKALEDNAAEYGISHWGLGHQKNGIVHVVGPENGITLPGATIVCGDSHTSTHGAFGAIAFGIGTSEVEMVLSTQCIMQPKPKKMRINVNGELSKGVGPKDVALYIIAQLTTSGGTGYFVEYAGDVFENMSMEGRMTVCNLSIEMGARGGMIAPDQKTFDFLEGRLFAPKGEAWDKAVAYWKTLKTDADAVFDAELNINASDIEPMITYGTNPGMGIGISATIPNANQVEGGEETYKKSLAYMGFHENDVMIGKPIDFVFLGSCTNGRIEDFRAFTEIVKGRKKADNVTAWLVPGSHVVEAQIKEEGLLDILTEAGFVLRQPGCSACLAMNDDKVPAGKYAVSTSNRNFEGRQGPGSRTLLASPIMAAAAAVTGKLTDPRELF from the coding sequence ATGAGTACTACATTATTCGACAAAGTATGGGATTCGCACGTAGTGCGCAAAATTGAAGATGGACCAGATGTGTTTTTCATTGACCGTCATTTCATTCATGAAGTTACAAGTCCTGTTGCTTTTTTAGGATTAAAATCCAGAGGCATCTCGGTTTTATACCCAGAACGCACTTTTGCAACTGCCGATCACAACACACCAACTATAAATCAACATTTACCCGTACAAGATGCTCTGTCTGCCAACCAGTTAAAAGCTCTGGAAGATAATGCAGCTGAATATGGAATTTCTCATTGGGGACTAGGTCACCAAAAAAATGGAATTGTTCACGTTGTAGGTCCTGAAAATGGAATTACACTACCTGGCGCAACTATTGTTTGTGGAGATTCACACACTTCTACTCACGGTGCTTTTGGAGCAATTGCATTTGGAATTGGAACTTCAGAGGTTGAAATGGTATTATCTACACAATGTATCATGCAGCCGAAGCCAAAGAAAATGCGAATTAACGTAAATGGCGAGTTAAGTAAAGGTGTTGGTCCAAAAGATGTTGCTCTTTATATTATTGCTCAATTAACTACTTCTGGAGGTACTGGATATTTTGTCGAATACGCTGGAGATGTTTTTGAGAATATGTCTATGGAAGGCCGTATGACTGTTTGTAATTTAAGTATCGAAATGGGTGCTCGTGGAGGGATGATTGCTCCCGACCAAAAAACATTCGATTTCCTTGAAGGAAGATTATTTGCTCCAAAAGGAGAAGCTTGGGATAAAGCTGTTGCTTATTGGAAAACCTTAAAAACTGATGCTGATGCTGTTTTTGATGCTGAATTAAACATCAATGCCTCAGATATTGAACCTATGATTACTTATGGTACTAATCCAGGAATGGGAATTGGTATCTCTGCAACTATTCCGAACGCCAATCAAGTAGAAGGCGGCGAGGAAACATATAAAAAATCTTTGGCTTATATGGGCTTTCATGAAAATGATGTAATGATTGGAAAACCAATCGACTTTGTTTTCTTAGGAAGTTGTACTAATGGCCGTATCGAAGATTTTAGAGCCTTTACAGAAATTGTAAAAGGACGTAAAAAAGCTGATAATGTAACCGCTTGGTTAGTTCCTGGCTCTCATGTTGTTGAAGCACAAATTAAAGAAGAAGGTCTTTTAGATATCTTAACTGAAGCTGGTTTTGTATTACGTCAGCCAGGTTGTTCAGCATGTTTAGCTATGAACGACGATAAGGTTCCTGCTGGAAAATACGCAGTAAGCACTTCCAACAGAAACTTTGAAGGTCGTCAAGGTCCCGGTTCAAGAACACTTTTAGCTAGTCCGATTATGGCAGCAGCAGCGGCTGTAACAGGAAAACTGACAGACCCTAGAGAATTATTTTAA
- a CDS encoding DUF417 family protein: protein MNLNQIAYTLGVLGTVIILIWVGLFKFTAVEAGAIKGLVENHFAMGWMYKVMSVQVVSNVIGVFEVFTGVGLLFSLFYRKIGIYAGATSAVIFITTLSFLITTPGVFKMVEGFPVTDFFILKDIPYLAISLMVCAKAKE from the coding sequence ATGAACTTGAATCAAATTGCTTACACATTAGGTGTTTTAGGAACGGTAATTATTTTAATCTGGGTTGGTCTTTTTAAATTTACTGCTGTTGAAGCTGGAGCAATAAAAGGTTTAGTCGAAAATCATTTTGCTATGGGTTGGATGTATAAAGTAATGTCGGTACAAGTTGTTTCTAATGTTATTGGAGTTTTTGAAGTCTTTACTGGGGTTGGGCTATTGTTTTCTTTATTTTATAGAAAAATCGGAATCTACGCAGGAGCAACTTCGGCTGTTATATTTATTACAACTTTAAGTTTCCTAATTACAACTCCAGGCGTTTTTAAAATGGTTGAAGGTTTTCCTGTAACAGACTTTTTTATTTTGAAAGATATTCCTTATTTGGCAATTTCTTTGATGGTTTGTGCAAAAGCCAAGGAATAA